A stretch of Helicobacter pylori oki112 DNA encodes these proteins:
- a CDS encoding DUF262 domain-containing protein has protein sequence MRVKESTINDFFALTGTIFSIPVYQRNYTWEEKNCEKLLQDIIGISQNKKTHFMGSVTYILHHIDDEKSLRQLQEFVIIDGQQRITTIMLLLKAIETKIPNEEIKKEIGNLLNLSEQKLRLKPIKSDKEAFDLVMQNRSHEIQGVSHIRNNYKFFTKELDNYISKGYRIEEIYGAFLRLKIVAIGLELGEDDPQVVFESINATGVQLKGLDLIRNYLMMGENSDNQNRLYETYWVPLEDWLGEKDLNDFIKTYLRIYLEKKLSEGELEVYYALKDHHRDNFSDDIQGLMSDMREYGRIYQIFLDRDHYFLHRGDPQQLANLRLCIKDLVKIKFGVAKPFVLRCARDFEEGKLDYENFHEILQILISYFVRRSVCGDPAPALAELLYSLYRQLGEDVSADALKRYLGKSVGRTAFPNDDKIKVAFLVRNAYAANQVCKFILLEIEKLSNAEPPREENLEVEHFYPKTPTQEWRDRVGNYFTFEQDYLNNFGNLTLSGQNQRLGNKPYEAKIALMEEYSSLHLNDYFINNTHSWGIEEVKARSGYLADQFCQVGLFKDLPKEYRIRELNKTLDDDLTKHNLQSVKLPNGQRRMARNAKELASAVIDYLLENAREAFESYTDEEPRYICWDKAKAQLRDRDGTLVVPFEKYGFYFVSNASYQTVGSNLRDLILGCKLNPKDFIV, from the coding sequence ATGAGAGTGAAAGAAAGCACCATTAACGACTTTTTTGCCTTAACAGGCACGATATTTTCTATCCCTGTATACCAGAGGAACTACACTTGGGAAGAAAAAAATTGTGAAAAATTACTGCAAGATATTATCGGTATTTCTCAAAATAAGAAAACGCATTTCATGGGTTCTGTCACTTATATTTTGCATCATATTGATGATGAAAAGAGCTTAAGACAACTGCAAGAATTTGTCATCATTGACGGGCAGCAAAGGATTACTACCATCATGCTTTTGCTTAAAGCCATAGAGACCAAGATACCAAATGAAGAGATAAAAAAAGAGATTGGTAATCTGCTCAATCTTTCGGAACAAAAGTTGCGCTTAAAACCCATTAAAAGCGACAAAGAAGCCTTTGATCTGGTCATGCAAAATCGATCGCATGAAATACAAGGCGTATCACACATCAGGAATAATTATAAATTTTTCACCAAAGAGCTTGACAATTATATCAGCAAAGGGTATCGCATAGAAGAGATTTATGGCGCGTTTTTGCGGCTCAAAATCGTAGCCATAGGCTTAGAGTTAGGCGAAGACGATCCGCAAGTGGTGTTTGAAAGCATCAACGCTACCGGCGTGCAATTAAAAGGGTTGGATCTCATCCGCAACTATTTGATGATGGGGGAAAATTCTGACAACCAGAATCGTCTTTATGAGACTTATTGGGTTCCTTTAGAAGATTGGCTTGGTGAAAAGGATTTGAATGATTTCATCAAAACCTATTTGAGAATCTACCTTGAAAAGAAATTAAGTGAGGGAGAGCTTGAAGTGTATTACGCGCTAAAAGACCATCACAGAGACAATTTCTCTGATGATATACAAGGTCTTATGAGCGATATGCGTGAATATGGCAGAATCTATCAAATCTTTTTAGACAGAGATCATTATTTTTTACATCGTGGAGACCCGCAACAGTTAGCGAATTTACGCTTGTGCATTAAAGATCTTGTGAAAATCAAATTTGGCGTGGCAAAGCCCTTTGTTTTGCGTTGCGCTAGAGACTTTGAAGAGGGCAAATTGGATTATGAAAACTTCCATGAAATCTTGCAAATCCTTATCAGCTACTTCGTGCGCCGAAGCGTGTGCGGGGATCCTGCCCCTGCACTTGCTGAACTTCTTTATTCTTTATACAGACAGCTAGGGGAAGATGTTTCAGCCGATGCACTCAAGCGTTATCTGGGCAAGAGCGTTGGACGAACGGCGTTCCCTAATGACGATAAAATTAAAGTGGCGTTTCTTGTGCGTAACGCTTATGCAGCAAATCAAGTGTGCAAATTTATTTTGCTTGAGATAGAAAAGCTAAGCAACGCCGAACCGCCAAGAGAAGAAAATCTAGAAGTGGAGCATTTCTACCCCAAAACCCCCACCCAAGAATGGCGCGATAGGGTGGGGAACTATTTCACTTTTGAGCAAGACTACCTCAATAATTTTGGGAATCTGACTTTATCAGGGCAAAATCAAAGGCTTGGCAACAAACCTTACGAGGCAAAAATTGCGCTTATGGAAGAATACAGCTCCTTGCATTTAAACGACTATTTCATCAATAACACCCATTCTTGGGGGATAGAGGAAGTGAAGGCTAGGAGCGGATATTTAGCGGATCAATTTTGTCAAGTGGGGTTGTTTAAAGATTTGCCTAAAGAATACCGCATAAGAGAGCTTAACAAAACCCTTGATGATGACTTAACTAAACATAATCTTCAAAGCGTCAAGCTCCCCAATGGCCAAAGGCGCATGGCAAGAAACGCTAAGGAATTAGCTAGCGCTGTCATAGACTACTTATTAGAAAACGCCAGAGAAGCCTTTGAAAGCTACACAGATGAAGAGCCAAGATATATTTGTTGGGATAAAGCAAAAGCGCAATTAAGGGATAGAGATGGCACTCTTGTTGTGCCTTTTGAAAAATACGGATTCTACTTTGTGAGCAATGCGAGTTATCAAACGGTGGGCAGTAATCTTAGGGATCTTATCTTAGGTTGCAAACTCAATCCTAAAGACTTTATTGTGTAA
- a CDS encoding tetratricopeptide repeat protein — MLKKSLLLLVFLVLQISGAEENNQAPKNTPPELNPANAKGAPNPNTQITPKNDNSNLLDKLGSPENAQTELSAGIDLAKKGDYQGAFKLFSQSCDNGNAAGCFAVGAMYANGVGIQTNRLKAARYYEMGCSGGDATACANLAQMYENKKNADSNDKENALQLYAVACQGGDMLACNNLGWMFANGSGVPKDYYKAISYYKFSCENGNDMGCYNLGLMSNVNNIYGIDKAQLSQVDLNYLACNAGDMMGCANLGWIYANGDLGAPLNNHYAAKYFQMACDGGILGSCNNLGVLYQKGLGVPQDDQRALDLFSYACDNGFESSCRNYGNFKEHLLRVNPNYGRLFMPYNSYEIP, encoded by the coding sequence ATGCTCAAAAAAAGTTTGTTATTGCTTGTTTTTTTAGTCTTACAGATTAGCGGTGCTGAAGAAAATAATCAAGCCCCAAAAAACACGCCCCCTGAATTAAACCCCGCTAACGCTAAGGGTGCACCAAACCCTAACACCCAGATCACCCCTAAAAACGATAACTCTAATTTATTAGACAAATTAGGATCGCCTGAAAACGCTCAAACCGAGCTTTCTGCCGGTATTGATTTGGCTAAAAAGGGCGATTATCAAGGGGCTTTCAAGCTTTTTTCCCAATCGTGCGATAACGGCAATGCGGCCGGGTGTTTTGCGGTAGGGGCGATGTATGCTAATGGGGTAGGGATCCAAACCAACAGACTAAAAGCCGCTCGCTATTATGAAATGGGTTGCAGTGGGGGCGATGCGACCGCTTGCGCGAATCTGGCTCAAATGTATGAAAATAAGAAAAACGCTGATTCCAACGATAAAGAAAACGCTTTGCAATTGTATGCGGTGGCTTGTCAAGGGGGGGATATGCTCGCATGCAATAATTTGGGGTGGATGTTCGCTAACGGGAGTGGGGTCCCAAAAGATTATTACAAAGCGATAAGTTATTATAAATTTTCATGCGAGAATGGGAATGATATGGGGTGTTATAATCTGGGCTTGATGTCTAATGTGAATAATATCTATGGCATTGATAAAGCGCAACTCAGTCAAGTGGATTTGAATTATTTGGCGTGTAACGCTGGGGATATGATGGGGTGCGCGAATTTAGGCTGGATTTATGCGAATGGGGATTTAGGGGCTCCTTTGAATAACCACTACGCGGCGAAGTATTTCCAAATGGCATGCGATGGGGGGATTTTGGGGAGCTGTAACAATTTAGGCGTGCTGTATCAAAAGGGCTTAGGCGTGCCTCAAGACGATCAAAGGGCTTTGGATTTATTCTCGTATGCGTGCGACAATGGTTTTGAGTCAAGCTGCCGTAATTACGGGAATTTCAAAGAGCATTTATTGCGCGTGAATCCTAATTACGGGCGCTTGTTCATGCCATACAATTCTTATGAGATACCCTAG
- a CDS encoding 2,3,4,5-tetrahydropyridine-2,6-carboxylate N-succinyltransferase, protein MMNKFKNFVSNYQQSNHYKEPLGFGIARVDIAPISKKILCATYPVLNWKDENLGSYAVFCNSLSKEKILKESASECVIEIDESFVLKALDFYTPFLNEAYSNKMAHKNIQVVLELLKALEENRLKNNNGESLYRLVILYEDKPCESVESAYMKLLALSLGKAPLRSLNLEGIFNQLSNAAWSGNKPYELEWLRMNEVALKMRGHFPSIDFIDKFPRYLMQLIPEFDNIRLLDSSKTRFGAYLGTGGYTQMPGASYVNFNAGAMGVCMNEGRISSSVVVGEGTDIGGGASVLGVLSGGNNNPISIGKNCLLGANSVTGISLGDGCIVDAGVAILAGSVIEIEENEFKKLLEVNSALEKHANNLYKGKELSGKNGVHFRSNSQNGKLIAFRSVKKIELNQNLH, encoded by the coding sequence ATGATGAATAAGTTTAAAAATTTTGTGAGCAACTACCAGCAATCTAACCACTATAAAGAGCCTTTAGGCTTTGGCATTGCCAGAGTGGATATTGCCCCTATTTCCAAAAAGATTTTATGTGCCACTTACCCCGTTTTGAACTGGAAAGATGAAAATCTAGGCTCTTATGCGGTGTTTTGCAACTCGCTTTCAAAAGAAAAAATCCTAAAAGAGAGTGCGAGCGAGTGCGTCATTGAGATTGATGAAAGTTTTGTGTTAAAAGCACTGGATTTTTATACGCCCTTTTTGAATGAAGCCTATTCTAATAAAATGGCTCATAAAAACATTCAAGTGGTTTTAGAGCTTTTAAAAGCTTTAGAAGAAAATCGTTTGAAAAATAATAATGGGGAGTCTCTTTATCGCTTGGTGATCTTGTATGAAGACAAGCCTTGCGAGAGCGTGGAGAGCGCGTATATGAAACTTTTAGCGCTCTCTTTAGGGAAAGCCCCTTTGAGGAGTTTGAATTTAGAGGGTATTTTTAACCAGCTTTCTAATGCAGCCTGGAGCGGCAACAAGCCTTATGAATTAGAATGGCTTAGAATGAACGAAGTGGCTTTAAAAATGCGAGGCCATTTCCCTAGCATTGATTTTATAGATAAATTCCCGCGCTATTTGATGCAATTAATCCCTGAGTTTGATAATATCCGCTTACTGGATAGCTCAAAAACGCGCTTTGGGGCGTATTTGGGGACCGGTGGTTACACTCAAATGCCTGGGGCTAGTTATGTGAATTTTAACGCAGGGGCTATGGGAGTGTGCATGAATGAGGGGCGCATTTCTTCATCGGTGGTGGTGGGAGAAGGCACTGATATTGGTGGAGGTGCGAGCGTTTTAGGCGTTTTAAGCGGAGGGAATAACAACCCCATTAGCATTGGGAAGAATTGTTTGCTAGGGGCTAATAGCGTTACCGGCATTAGTTTAGGCGATGGCTGTATTGTGGATGCAGGCGTTGCAATACTAGCCGGGAGCGTGATAGAAATTGAAGAAAATGAGTTTAAAAAGCTTTTAGAAGTGAATAGCGCTTTAGAAAAACATGCCAACAACCTTTACAAAGGTAAAGAGCTTTCCGGAAAAAATGGCGTGCATTTTCGCTCCAATAGCCAAAATGGTAAGCTGATTGCTTTTAGGAGCGTGAAAAAAATTGAGTTGAATCAAAACCTGCATTAA
- the ispG gene encoding flavodoxin-dependent (E)-4-hydroxy-3-methylbut-2-enyl-diphosphate synthase, with protein sequence MLENRVKTKQIFIGGVAIGGDAPISTQSMTFSKTADIESTKNQIDRLKLAGADLVRVAVSNEKDALALKELKKVSPLPLIADIHFHYKFALIAAQSVDAIRINPGNIGSKDKIKAVVDACKEKNIPIRIGVNAGSLEKQFDQKYGPTPKGMVESALYNAKLLEDLDFTNFKISLKASDVMRTIEAYRMLRPLVIYPFHLGVTEAGNLFSSSIKSAMALGGLLMEGIGDTMRVSITGELENEIKVARAILRHSGRLKEGINWISCPTCGRIEANLVDMASKVEKRLSHIKTPLDISVMGCVVNALGEAKHADMAIAFGNRSGLIIKEGKVIHKLAEKDLFETFVIEVENLAKEREKSLKD encoded by the coding sequence ATGCTGGAAAATAGAGTTAAGACCAAGCAAATTTTTATCGGTGGCGTGGCCATAGGGGGTGATGCTCCTATTAGCACGCAAAGCATGACCTTTAGTAAAACCGCTGATATTGAAAGCACTAAAAATCAAATTGACCGACTCAAACTCGCCGGGGCTGATTTAGTGAGGGTAGCGGTGAGTAATGAAAAGGACGCCCTAGCCTTAAAAGAATTGAAAAAAGTGTCTCCTTTGCCCTTAATTGCTGATATCCATTTCCATTATAAATTCGCTCTCATTGCCGCTCAAAGCGTGGATGCGATAAGAATTAACCCCGGAAATATTGGCTCTAAAGACAAGATCAAAGCGGTGGTTGATGCTTGTAAAGAAAAAAATATTCCTATAAGAATTGGCGTGAATGCCGGGAGTTTAGAAAAGCAGTTTGATCAAAAATACGGACCCACCCCAAAAGGCATGGTAGAAAGCGCTTTGTATAACGCCAAACTTTTAGAAGATTTGGATTTTACCAATTTTAAGATTTCTTTAAAAGCGAGCGATGTGATGCGCACCATAGAAGCTTACAGGATGCTACGCCCTCTTGTGATCTATCCTTTCCATTTGGGGGTTACTGAAGCGGGTAATCTTTTCAGTTCTAGCATCAAATCCGCCATGGCTTTAGGGGGGCTTTTAATGGAGGGCATTGGGGATACGATGCGCGTATCCATCACAGGGGAATTAGAAAATGAAATCAAAGTGGCTAGAGCGATTTTACGCCATAGCGGGCGCTTGAAAGAAGGGATTAATTGGATTTCTTGCCCCACTTGCGGGCGCATTGAAGCCAATTTAGTGGATATGGCGAGCAAGGTAGAAAAACGCCTAAGCCACATTAAAACCCCTTTAGACATTAGCGTGATGGGGTGCGTGGTGAATGCTTTAGGTGAAGCCAAGCATGCAGACATGGCGATTGCTTTTGGGAATCGTAGCGGTTTGATCATTAAAGAGGGTAAAGTCATTCACAAACTGGCTGAAAAGGATTTGTTTGAAACTTTTGTGATAGAAGTGGAAAATTTAGCTAAAGAAAGAGAAAAGAGTTTAAAGGATTAG
- a CDS encoding succinyldiaminopimelate transaminase, protein MTFEPYPFERLRALFKEITPKKRGLDLGIGEPRFETPKFIQDALKQHTHSLNIYPKSAFEEGLREAQRGFFKRRFKIELKENELISTLGSREVLFNFPSFVLFDYPNPTIAYPNPFYQIYEGSAQFARAKSLLMPLVKENDFTPSLNEKELQEVDLVILNSPNNPTGRTLSVEELISWVKLALKHDFILINDECYSEIYENTPPPSLLEACMLISNEAFKNVLVIHSLSKRSSAPGLRSGFIAGDSSLLEKYKAFRTYLGYTSANAIQKASEIAWLDDEHAEFFRNIYANNLKLARKIFKDTLIYPYSFYVYLPVQNGENFAKRLYQNEGITTLPALYLGRNHIGTDYVRLALVYDTPLLEKPLEIIETYRENHA, encoded by the coding sequence ATGACCTTTGAGCCTTATCCTTTTGAACGATTAAGAGCCTTGTTTAAAGAGATCACCCCTAAAAAAAGGGGGCTAGATTTAGGCATCGGCGAGCCACGATTTGAAACGCCCAAATTCATTCAAGACGCTCTCAAACAGCACACCCATTCGCTCAATATCTACCCTAAAAGCGCGTTTGAAGAGGGTTTGAGAGAGGCTCAAAGGGGTTTTTTTAAACGCCGTTTTAAGATAGAATTGAAAGAAAACGAACTCATCTCCACGCTAGGATCTAGGGAAGTGTTATTCAATTTCCCTAGTTTTGTTTTATTTGACTATCCAAACCCCACTATCGCCTACCCTAACCCCTTTTATCAAATCTATGAAGGATCAGCCCAATTCGCTAGAGCCAAAAGCCTTTTAATGCCTTTAGTTAAAGAAAATGATTTCACGCCAAGCTTGAATGAAAAAGAGTTGCAAGAAGTGGATTTAGTGATCTTAAATTCCCCTAACAACCCCACCGGAAGAACCCTTTCTGTAGAAGAGCTGATTAGTTGGGTCAAACTCGCTTTAAAACATGATTTTATTTTAATTAATGATGAATGCTATAGTGAAATTTATGAAAATACGCCTCCCCCTTCGCTTTTAGAAGCTTGCATGCTTATTAGTAATGAAGCGTTTAAAAATGTTTTAGTGATCCATTCGCTCTCCAAACGCTCTAGCGCTCCAGGGCTAAGGAGTGGTTTTATCGCTGGGGATAGCAGCCTTTTAGAAAAATACAAAGCGTTTCGCACCTATTTAGGCTATACGAGCGCTAATGCGATCCAAAAGGCTAGTGAAATCGCTTGGCTAGATGATGAGCATGCAGAATTTTTCCGCAATATTTATGCGAATAATTTGAAACTGGCGCGAAAAATCTTTAAAGACACGCTCATTTATCCTTATAGTTTTTATGTGTATCTGCCCGTTCAAAACGGCGAAAATTTTGCTAAAAGACTTTATCAAAATGAAGGCATTACTACTTTACCGGCTTTGTATTTAGGGCGTAATCATATCGGCACTGACTATGTGCGTTTAGCCCTTGTCTATGACACCCCCCTTTTAGAAAAGCCTTTAGAAATCATAGAAACTTATCGAGAAAATCATGCTTGA
- the murC gene encoding UDP-N-acetylmuramate--L-alanine ligase, whose protein sequence is MLETPKVLLKNLQDCKIHFIGIGGIGISGLAKYLKAQGATISGSDIAISPSVKYLKALGVEVNIPHDPKAINHQDVIIHSAIIKEDNTEIQRAKELEIPILSRKDALYSILKDKRVFSVCGAHGKSSITAMLSAICPSFGAIIGAHSKEFDSNVRESANDSLVFEADESDSSFLFSNPYCAIVPNTEPEHLEHYDHDLERFFFAYEYFLDHAQKRVIYKEDPFLKNYSKDAIVLEKKDIYNIQYILKDGEPYTSFELKDLGAFLVWGLGEHNATNASLAILSALDELDLEEIRNNLLNFKGIKKRFDILQKNALILIDDYAHHPTEISATLKSARIYANLLNTQEKIIVIWQAHKYSRLMDNLEEFKKCFLEHCDRLIILPVYSASEVKRDIDLKAHFKHYNPTFIDRVRKKGDFLELLVNDNVVETIEKGFVIGFGAGDITYQLRGEM, encoded by the coding sequence ATGCTTGAAACCCCAAAAGTTTTACTCAAAAACTTACAAGATTGCAAGATCCATTTCATCGGTATAGGGGGGATTGGCATTTCAGGCTTAGCCAAATACCTTAAAGCGCAAGGGGCTACAATCAGCGGATCTGATATTGCCATAAGCCCTAGCGTTAAGTATTTGAAAGCTTTAGGCGTAGAGGTTAATATCCCGCATGATCCAAAAGCGATCAACCATCAAGATGTCATTATCCATTCAGCCATTATCAAAGAAGACAACACCGAAATACAAAGGGCTAAGGAACTAGAAATCCCTATTTTGTCTCGCAAGGACGCTTTGTATTCTATCCTTAAAGACAAGCGCGTTTTTAGCGTGTGCGGGGCTCATGGAAAAAGCAGTATCACGGCCATGTTGAGCGCGATTTGCCCATCGTTTGGAGCGATTATTGGGGCGCATTCTAAAGAGTTTGATTCCAATGTGCGAGAGAGCGCAAATGATAGCTTAGTTTTTGAAGCCGATGAGAGCGATTCAAGTTTTTTATTTTCTAACCCTTATTGCGCGATTGTGCCTAACACAGAGCCAGAACATTTGGAGCATTATGACCACGATTTAGAACGCTTTTTCTTCGCTTATGAATATTTTTTAGACCATGCTCAAAAAAGAGTGATCTATAAAGAAGATCCTTTTTTAAAAAACTATTCTAAAGACGCCATTGTTTTAGAAAAAAAAGACATTTATAATATCCAATACATTTTAAAAGACGGCGAGCCTTACACTTCATTTGAATTGAAAGATTTGGGGGCTTTTTTGGTGTGGGGGTTAGGCGAACACAACGCCACGAATGCGAGTTTGGCCATTTTAAGCGCTTTAGATGAATTGGATTTAGAAGAAATTAGAAATAATTTGTTGAATTTCAAAGGCATTAAAAAACGCTTTGACATTTTGCAAAAAAACGCGCTCATTCTCATTGATGATTACGCCCACCACCCCACTGAAATCAGCGCCACTTTAAAAAGCGCTAGGATTTATGCTAACTTATTGAACACGCAAGAAAAAATTATAGTCATCTGGCAAGCACACAAATACTCCCGCTTAATGGACAATTTAGAAGAATTTAAAAAATGTTTTTTAGAGCATTGCGACAGATTGATCATTTTACCCGTTTATAGCGCGAGTGAAGTTAAAAGAGATATTGATTTGAAAGCCCATTTTAAGCATTATAACCCCACCTTTATAGACAGGGTGCGTAAAAAGGGGGATTTTTTAGAGCTCTTAGTCAATGATAATGTGGTAGAAACGATTGAAAAAGGCTTTGTGATAGGCTTTGGAGCGGGGGATATTACCTATCAATTAAGAGGCGAAATGTAA
- a CDS encoding endonuclease MutS2 — translation MNNNNNTLPKPLEENLDLKEFIALFKTFFAKEGGITLENDLKQTFTYLNEVDAIGLPTPKSVKESDLIVIKLTKLGTLHLDEIFEIIKRLRYIVVLQNAFKTFTHLKFHERLNAIVLPPFFNDLIALLDDEGKIKQGANATLDALNESLNRLKKESIKIIHHYAHSKELAPYLVDTQSHLKHGYECLLLKSGFSSAIKGVVLERSANGYFYLLPESAQKIVQKIAQIDNEIDCCIVEMCQTLSHSLQKHLLFLKFLFKEFDFLDSLQARLNFAKAYNLEFVMPSFTQKKMVLENFSHPILKEPKPLNLKFEKSMLAVTGVNAGGKTMLLKSLLSAAFLSKHLIPMKINAHHSIIPYFKEIHAIINDPQNSANNISTFAGRMKQFSALLSKENMLLGVDEIELGTDADEASSLYKTLLEKLLKQNNQIIITTHHKRLSVLMAENKEVELLAALYDEEKERPTYTFLKGVIGKSYAFETALRYGVPHFLIEKAKAFYGEDKEKLNVLIENSSALERELKQKNESLENALKEQEDLKNAWLLEMEKQKEIFHHKKLELEKSYQQALNILKSEVASKDTSSMHKEIHKASEILNKHKTDQEIPQTITSFQINEKARYKNESVMVIQILDKGYYLIETELGMRLKAHGSWLKKIQKPPKNKFKPPKTTIPKPKEASLRLDLRGQRSEEALDLLDAFLNDALLGGFEEVLICHGKGSGILEKFVKEFLKNHPKVVSFSDAPINLGGSGVKIVKL, via the coding sequence ATGAATAATAATAATAATACCCTACCCAAACCTCTAGAAGAAAACCTGGATTTAAAAGAGTTTATCGCTCTTTTTAAAACCTTTTTTGCCAAAGAAGGGGGTATCACTCTAGAAAACGATCTCAAGCAAACTTTCACTTATTTAAACGAAGTGGATGCGATCGGTTTGCCTACCCCTAAAAGCGTGAAAGAAAGCGATCTCATTGTTATTAAACTCACCAAATTAGGGACGCTCCATTTAGATGAAATTTTTGAGATTATCAAACGATTGCGCTACATTGTCGTTTTACAAAACGCTTTTAAAACTTTCACGCATTTAAAATTTCATGAACGCCTTAACGCTATTGTCCTGCCCCCTTTTTTTAATGATCTGATCGCTTTATTAGATGATGAAGGAAAGATCAAACAAGGGGCGAACGCTACCCTAGACGCTTTGAATGAAAGCTTGAACCGCCTTAAAAAAGAGAGTATAAAAATCATTCACCATTACGCCCACTCTAAAGAGCTTGCCCCTTATTTAGTGGATACGCAAAGCCACCTTAAGCATGGCTATGAATGCCTTTTATTAAAGAGCGGGTTTTCTAGCGCAATTAAAGGCGTTGTGCTAGAAAGGAGCGCTAATGGTTATTTCTATCTTTTGCCTGAAAGCGCGCAAAAAATCGTGCAAAAAATCGCGCAAATTGATAATGAAATAGATTGCTGTATTGTTGAAATGTGCCAAACTCTAAGCCATAGCTTGCAAAAACACCTTTTATTTTTAAAATTCCTTTTTAAAGAATTTGATTTTTTAGACAGCTTGCAAGCCAGACTTAATTTCGCTAAAGCTTACAATTTAGAATTTGTCATGCCAAGCTTTACTCAAAAAAAAATGGTTTTAGAAAACTTTTCACACCCCATTTTAAAAGAACCAAAGCCCTTAAATTTGAAGTTTGAAAAATCCATGCTCGCTGTTACCGGCGTGAATGCGGGCGGGAAAACCATGCTCTTAAAATCGCTTTTAAGCGCGGCTTTTTTAAGCAAACATCTCATTCCTATGAAAATCAACGCCCATCATTCCATTATCCCCTATTTTAAAGAAATCCACGCCATTATTAATGACCCCCAAAACAGCGCGAACAATATTTCTACTTTTGCCGGTAGAATGAAGCAATTTAGCGCTCTTTTATCCAAAGAAAACATGCTTTTAGGCGTTGATGAAATAGAGCTAGGGACTGACGCTGATGAAGCGAGCAGCTTGTATAAAACCCTGTTAGAAAAATTGCTTAAACAAAACAACCAAATCATTATCACCACGCACCACAAACGCTTAAGCGTGTTAATGGCAGAAAACAAGGAAGTGGAATTACTAGCCGCTCTTTATGATGAGGAAAAAGAACGGCCCACTTACACTTTTTTAAAAGGGGTTATTGGCAAAAGCTATGCGTTTGAAACCGCTTTGCGCTATGGCGTGCCGCATTTTTTGATTGAAAAAGCGAAAGCCTTCTATGGCGAAGATAAGGAAAAATTGAATGTTTTGATTGAAAATTCCAGCGCGCTAGAAAGGGAATTAAAACAAAAAAATGAAAGCTTAGAGAACGCTTTAAAAGAGCAAGAAGATTTAAAAAACGCATGGCTTTTAGAAATGGAAAAACAAAAAGAAATCTTTCACCATAAAAAATTGGAATTGGAAAAATCCTACCAGCAAGCCCTAAACATCTTAAAAAGCGAAGTCGCTTCAAAAGATACCAGCTCCATGCATAAAGAAATCCATAAAGCGAGCGAGATTTTAAACAAGCATAAAACAGACCAGGAAATCCCACAAACGATAACAAGCTTTCAAATTAACGAAAAAGCGCGCTATAAAAATGAAAGCGTGATGGTTATACAAATTTTAGACAAGGGCTATTATTTGATAGAAACCGAGCTTGGCATGCGTTTAAAAGCACATGGGAGTTGGTTGAAAAAAATCCAAAAACCCCCTAAAAACAAATTCAAACCCCCTAAAACAACCATTCCTAAACCCAAAGAAGCGAGCTTGCGCCTTGATTTAAGGGGGCAACGCAGCGAAGAAGCCTTGGATTTACTAGACGCTTTTTTAAACGACGCGCTTTTAGGGGGCTTTGAAGAAGTGCTTATTTGCCATGGCAAGGGGAGCGGGATTTTAGAAAAGTTCGTGAAAGAATTTCTAAAAAACCACCCTAAAGTGGTGAGCTTTAGCGACGCTCCCATTAATTTAGGCGGTAGTGGGGTTAAAATCGTTAAATTGTAG
- the ppa gene encoding inorganic diphosphatase codes for MNLEKLEISHDANALCVVIEISKHSNIKYELDKESGALMVDRVLYGAQNYPANYGFVPNTLGSDGDPVDVLVLSDVAFQAGSVVKARLVGVLNMEDESGVDEKLLALPIDKIDPTHSYVKDIDDLSKHTLDKIKHFFETYKDLEPNKWVKVKGFENKESAIKVLEKAIKAYQG; via the coding sequence ATGAATTTAGAAAAACTAGAAATTAGCCATGACGCTAACGCTTTGTGCGTGGTGATTGAAATATCCAAGCATTCTAATATCAAGTATGAACTGGATAAAGAAAGCGGGGCTTTAATGGTGGATAGGGTGCTTTATGGGGCGCAAAATTACCCCGCAAATTATGGCTTTGTGCCTAACACTTTAGGATCTGATGGCGACCCTGTAGATGTGCTTGTTTTAAGCGATGTGGCTTTTCAAGCCGGGAGCGTGGTGAAAGCGCGCTTGGTTGGGGTTTTGAACATGGAAGATGAAAGCGGAGTGGATGAAAAATTACTCGCTCTACCCATAGATAAGATTGATCCCACGCATTCCTATGTCAAAGATATTGATGATTTATCCAAACACACTTTAGATAAAATCAAACATTTTTTTGAAACTTACAAGGATTTAGAGCCTAATAAATGGGTGAAAGTCAAGGGGTTTGAAAACAAAGAGAGCGCGATTAAGGTTTTAGAGAAAGCCATAAAAGCCTATCAAGGCTAA